In Synechococcus sp. KORDI-100, a single window of DNA contains:
- a CDS encoding cryptochrome/photolyase family protein, which produces MEITLVYPHQLFAEHPSIQSGRPVALIEDPLFFGTDHEWPQLVHRQKLLLHRASMQAYAETLRSKGFDVVLQHHHLARDTATHLQLLLEQGYRIFHLANPVDDLLERRLHAALKPFGGSAVIAPTPMLLTPQAVIDEHFSSGKKPFMARFYEMQRRRLNLLLEPDGGPLGGRWSFDAENRKKLPKGIVVPPEPEDSLPATLQTQAEQIGAESLPGIGSCDGFAYPVTHAAAEAWLDQFLEQRLSQFGAYEDAISSQHRVMWHGVLTPMLNCGLLTPQQILDRTLARAESGDVPLNSLEGFVRQIVGWREFMAAMYRRHGVEMRNGNFWDFEDRPIPQAFYTASTGLPPIDDAIRHALETGYCHHIERLMLLGNLMLLCGFHPTRIYTWFMELFVDAYDWVMVPNVYGMSQFADGGIFTTKPYLSGSNYVRKMSDYRKGDWCDIWDGLFWSFIKQHESFFRGQYRLAMMARNLDRMAPDILLSHQRRAQQFLDVMG; this is translated from the coding sequence ATGGAGATCACCCTCGTTTATCCGCACCAGCTGTTTGCGGAGCATCCCTCCATCCAGTCGGGACGACCTGTGGCCCTGATTGAAGATCCGCTGTTTTTTGGAACGGATCACGAGTGGCCACAACTGGTGCATCGCCAGAAGTTATTGCTGCACAGGGCCTCAATGCAGGCCTATGCGGAAACCCTGCGATCGAAGGGGTTTGACGTCGTCCTGCAGCACCACCACCTGGCCCGGGATACAGCAACCCATCTGCAGCTGTTGCTTGAGCAGGGATACCGAATCTTCCACCTCGCCAACCCGGTGGATGATCTGTTGGAACGGCGACTGCATGCGGCGCTCAAGCCATTTGGTGGCAGCGCGGTGATCGCTCCCACCCCGATGCTGCTGACGCCCCAGGCGGTGATCGATGAGCACTTCAGCAGTGGCAAGAAGCCTTTCATGGCTCGCTTCTATGAGATGCAGCGGCGGCGACTCAACCTGTTGCTTGAGCCCGACGGTGGACCCCTCGGCGGGCGCTGGAGTTTTGATGCCGAGAACCGTAAAAAGCTGCCGAAGGGGATTGTTGTGCCGCCGGAACCTGAAGATTCCCTCCCGGCAACACTTCAGACCCAGGCCGAGCAGATCGGCGCCGAATCGCTTCCGGGCATCGGATCCTGCGATGGTTTTGCCTACCCCGTCACCCACGCCGCTGCCGAAGCCTGGCTGGATCAGTTTCTTGAGCAGCGCCTGAGCCAGTTCGGGGCCTATGAGGATGCCATCAGCAGCCAGCACCGTGTGATGTGGCACGGCGTGCTGACACCAATGCTGAACTGCGGACTGCTGACGCCACAGCAGATCCTCGACCGCACCCTTGCACGGGCCGAATCGGGTGATGTTCCCCTCAACTCACTGGAGGGATTCGTGCGTCAGATCGTGGGATGGCGTGAGTTCATGGCCGCGATGTACAGACGCCATGGCGTGGAGATGCGCAACGGCAATTTCTGGGATTTCGAAGACCGTCCGATTCCGCAGGCCTTCTACACCGCATCAACGGGGCTGCCCCCCATCGATGACGCCATCCGCCATGCCCTCGAGACCGGCTACTGCCACCACATCGAACGGTTGATGCTCCTTGGCAACCTGATGCTCCTCTGCGGATTCCATCCGACACGCATCTACACCTGGTTCATGGAGCTGTTTGTTGATGCCTACGACTGGGTGATGGTGCCCAATGTCTACGGCATGAGTCAGTTCGCCGATGGTGGGATCTTCACCACCAAGCCCTACCTGTCAGGGTCGAACTACGTTCGAAAAATGTCGGACTACCGCAAGGGCGATTGGTGCGACATCTGGGACGGCCTGTTCTGGAGCTTCATCAAGCAGCACGAATCGTTCTTTCGAGGTCAGTACCGGCTGGCGATGATGGCCAGAAATCTCGATCGGATGGCTCCGGACATCCTGCTCAGCCATCAACGCCGCGCGCAGCAGTTTCTTGACGTGATGGGTTGA
- a CDS encoding PHP domain-containing protein has product MPTVDHPLREVLDRVGPDSCPGQLNFHCHTVCSDGSLEPEALIEQATRLGLQHLAVTDHHSSRAHPPMQAWLRQRREAGEQVPTLWSGMEISCLLRGCLVHVLALGFELDHPALQPYNRGDAVVGEPLRAEAVVKAIHAAGGLAVLAHPARYRLGHAELIDTAASIGMDGGEAWYDYDMQPRWQPSPLVCEAIDRQLSNLGLLRTCGTDSHGIDLSGR; this is encoded by the coding sequence ATGCCCACCGTTGATCACCCCCTGCGAGAGGTCCTCGACCGTGTCGGCCCGGACAGCTGTCCCGGACAGCTGAATTTCCACTGCCACACCGTCTGCAGTGACGGCAGCCTTGAACCGGAGGCCCTGATCGAACAGGCCACGCGTCTCGGCCTGCAGCATCTCGCCGTGACGGATCACCACAGCAGTCGCGCCCATCCACCGATGCAGGCCTGGCTGCGGCAGCGACGCGAAGCTGGGGAGCAGGTGCCCACACTCTGGAGTGGCATGGAGATCAGCTGCCTGTTGCGGGGATGCCTTGTGCATGTCCTCGCTCTTGGCTTCGAGCTCGATCACCCAGCCCTGCAGCCCTACAACCGCGGTGATGCTGTCGTCGGTGAACCGCTGCGAGCTGAAGCCGTGGTGAAGGCGATTCATGCTGCCGGAGGGCTTGCGGTTCTGGCCCATCCCGCCCGCTACCGGCTCGGGCATGCCGAACTGATTGATACGGCCGCCAGCATTGGCATGGATGGTGGTGAAGCCTGGTACGACTACGACATGCAGCCCCGTTGGCAACCCAGCCCGTTGGTCTGTGAAGCGATCGATCGTCAGCTGTCGAATCTTGGCCTTTTGCGTACGTGTGGGACCGACAGCCATGGAATAGACCTGAGTGGCCGCTAA
- the coaD gene encoding pantetheine-phosphate adenylyltransferase — protein MRALYPGSFDPLTNGHMDLIERASSLFGEVVVAVLSNPSKRPAFSIDDRLSQIRTATAHLSGIEVISFDGLTVHCAETHRADLILRGLRAMSDFEYELQIAHTNRSLADRLETVFLATSARHSFLSSSVVKEVARFGGPVDHMVPSEVAKDLNRLFNSALSP, from the coding sequence ATGCGGGCGCTTTATCCCGGAAGCTTCGATCCACTCACGAACGGACACATGGATCTGATTGAGAGGGCCTCCTCCCTGTTCGGTGAGGTGGTGGTGGCCGTGCTCAGCAACCCGAGCAAGCGCCCGGCCTTCAGCATCGATGATCGCCTCAGCCAGATCCGCACAGCCACCGCTCATCTCAGCGGCATCGAGGTGATCAGTTTCGATGGCCTGACCGTCCATTGCGCTGAAACCCATCGCGCCGACCTCATCCTGCGGGGACTGCGGGCGATGAGCGATTTTGAATACGAGCTGCAGATCGCCCACACCAATCGCTCCCTGGCGGACCGTCTCGAAACCGTTTTTCTGGCCACGTCGGCACGACACAGTTTTCTGAGCAGTTCGGTTGTCAAGGAAGTCGCACGTTTCGGTGGGCCGGTCGACCACATGGTCCCCTCAGAGGTTGCGAAGGACCTCAACAGGCTCTTCAATTCGGCTTTATCGCCCTAG
- the cobN gene encoding cobaltochelatase subunit CobN, whose product MHRLASCPGLDPPEDVVLVEQPPADVLLLSSAGTDLSTLASCLEESDLACWRERIRALDLSQLQHPAQVDHYLRSTADNARVVVLRLLGGRGHWSYGLEQLQLWQQSVQGRQLVVLSGTQDQQAVLHPLGSIATGLADRLATLLREGGSRNMGELLKVLDRVLSGLEPKPDSVTILPLPDPLPWEWGTESGARVGVVLYRSLLQADDLDLARQLNRTLREAGLCPRLLWVSSLRDAAVQAGVVDLLSSEGVELVITGTAFASVRSEDAGLGSPIWDQLDCPVLQLLTGSRPREAWNASSRGLDPLDLSLQVVMPELDGRVTTRPCGFRQLTMDQGGLATALPSLIPDAIGIQWLVEHTVRWIELRRTPAQKRQVALVLANYPVRDGRLANGVGLDTPSSCVSILRWLAEAGYDLGDGPLPEDGDALMRLLLSGRTNAPESRVRPPLAHLPHDIYLAWWNQLPADASQPIARRWGHPLSACDQEPAGFPIHGLRFGRIVVLIQPDRGYDPDQIADLHSPDLPPPHRYLAQYLWLKQIHRSQLMVHVGKHGSAEWLPGKAVGLSDRCGPHLALGAIPHLYPFIVNDPGEGSQAKRRGHAVILDHLTPPLGRAGLYGPLQTLENLLDELVEARELGSERVALLQRSILETLKAMDWPGISAPPGAGQPDADLERHLDAVETYLCELKESQIRIGLHRLGERPAASIERELLMAIARAPSSGQPGLTQAMAIELGLGFDPWQQEDGDLLSPSDQQRLAELGSPRAQRVGDGTAWLETQGLLLLETLTEGNAEVGTLHPLLARWLDQIPGDGVLSRVRDTLWPRLVQCAPSERDGFLRGASGQRIAAGPSGAPSRGRPDVLPTGRNFYSVDLRGLPTEAAWDLGRRSAERLLDLHLLEQGEPLRHLALSVWGTATMRNGGEDIAQLLALMGVRPVWDGPTRRMVDLEVIPASLLGRSRVDVVLRISGLFRDAFPHLVGWVDRAHQRIASLTEDDSINPLAALVRHEGPQSRIFGSAPGAYGAGLQALIDHGSWENRSDLGEAFLQWSRWRYDGSDVVVADRSGLEQALQRVQVVLHNQDNREHDLLDSDDYYQFHGGLSAAVETSSGQRPQLWFGDHSRHERPRLHRLEKELDKVVRSRLLNPRWINGMKQHGYKGAFEMGASLDYLFAYDAATDRVPDWCYGALCDQWLADDDTLSFLSQRNPWVLRDMAERLLEASNRGLWEQPRRDQLDRLRDLVISSEARIERGDLTC is encoded by the coding sequence ATGCATCGCCTGGCCAGTTGTCCTGGGCTCGACCCTCCAGAGGACGTGGTGCTGGTGGAGCAGCCGCCGGCCGATGTTCTGCTGCTCAGCAGCGCTGGTACCGACCTCAGCACCCTGGCCAGCTGCCTTGAAGAGTCAGACCTGGCCTGCTGGCGGGAGCGGATCCGGGCCCTCGATCTGAGTCAGCTGCAGCATCCCGCCCAGGTGGATCACTACCTGCGCAGCACGGCGGACAACGCCAGGGTTGTGGTGCTGCGTCTTCTCGGCGGTCGCGGGCACTGGAGCTACGGGCTGGAACAACTGCAGCTTTGGCAGCAGTCCGTACAGGGACGGCAGCTTGTGGTGCTCTCAGGCACCCAGGATCAACAGGCGGTTCTGCATCCTCTCGGCTCGATCGCAACCGGTCTTGCCGATCGTCTGGCGACGCTTCTGCGCGAGGGCGGGAGTCGCAACATGGGCGAGCTCCTAAAGGTTCTCGATCGGGTCCTGAGTGGTCTGGAGCCCAAGCCGGACTCCGTCACCATTCTGCCGTTGCCTGATCCCTTGCCCTGGGAGTGGGGAACGGAGAGCGGAGCCAGGGTCGGCGTTGTTCTCTATCGCTCGCTGCTGCAGGCGGACGATCTTGACCTCGCCAGACAGCTCAACCGGACGCTGCGTGAAGCCGGACTCTGTCCCCGACTGCTGTGGGTGAGCAGTCTCAGGGATGCGGCCGTTCAGGCCGGCGTTGTGGACCTTCTCTCCTCCGAGGGGGTTGAACTTGTGATCACGGGAACCGCCTTCGCATCTGTGCGCTCGGAGGACGCTGGCCTGGGCAGTCCGATCTGGGATCAACTGGATTGTCCCGTGCTGCAGCTGCTCACGGGCTCCCGCCCCCGAGAGGCCTGGAACGCCAGCAGCCGGGGGCTGGATCCCCTCGATCTCTCGCTGCAGGTGGTCATGCCTGAGCTGGATGGACGGGTGACCACACGGCCCTGTGGGTTTCGCCAGCTGACCATGGATCAGGGTGGTTTGGCGACGGCACTGCCAAGCCTGATCCCGGATGCTATCGGCATCCAGTGGCTGGTTGAGCACACGGTCCGCTGGATCGAGCTGAGACGGACCCCAGCGCAGAAGCGCCAGGTCGCCCTTGTACTCGCCAACTATCCCGTGCGCGATGGTCGTCTGGCGAATGGTGTCGGGCTGGACACGCCCAGCAGCTGCGTCTCGATTCTTCGTTGGCTGGCAGAGGCTGGCTACGACCTCGGCGACGGTCCTCTGCCTGAGGATGGCGATGCATTGATGCGCTTGCTGCTCAGCGGACGCACCAATGCTCCCGAGAGCAGGGTGCGACCGCCGCTCGCTCACCTTCCGCACGACATCTACCTTGCTTGGTGGAACCAGCTACCTGCGGACGCGAGTCAGCCGATCGCCAGGCGCTGGGGCCATCCCTTGAGTGCCTGTGATCAGGAACCTGCCGGCTTTCCCATCCATGGGCTGCGATTCGGTCGGATCGTTGTGCTGATCCAACCCGATCGTGGCTACGACCCGGATCAGATCGCTGATCTGCATTCACCTGACCTGCCACCGCCCCATCGCTACCTGGCGCAGTACCTCTGGCTGAAACAGATCCATCGCAGTCAGCTGATGGTGCATGTGGGCAAGCACGGCAGCGCTGAATGGCTCCCCGGTAAAGCCGTCGGTCTCAGCGACCGCTGCGGGCCTCATCTCGCTCTTGGTGCCATTCCCCATCTCTACCCCTTCATCGTCAACGACCCCGGCGAGGGTTCACAGGCGAAACGTCGTGGTCACGCCGTGATCCTGGATCACCTCACGCCACCCCTTGGCCGTGCAGGACTGTATGGGCCGCTCCAGACACTGGAGAACCTGCTGGATGAACTGGTCGAGGCTCGTGAGCTCGGCTCGGAGCGCGTTGCGCTGCTGCAGAGGTCGATTCTGGAGACCCTGAAGGCGATGGACTGGCCAGGGATCAGCGCGCCGCCTGGAGCTGGTCAACCAGATGCGGATCTGGAACGCCATCTCGATGCGGTGGAGACCTACCTGTGCGAGCTCAAGGAGTCCCAGATCCGCATCGGTCTGCATCGACTGGGTGAGCGACCTGCCGCCTCGATCGAACGTGAGTTGCTGATGGCCATTGCTCGGGCTCCATCGTCAGGTCAACCGGGGTTGACGCAGGCGATGGCCATCGAGCTCGGACTCGGCTTCGACCCCTGGCAACAGGAGGATGGCGATCTGTTGTCGCCATCAGATCAACAACGGCTGGCGGAACTCGGCAGTCCCAGGGCCCAGCGCGTTGGCGATGGAACCGCCTGGTTGGAGACGCAGGGATTGCTGCTGCTTGAAACCCTGACCGAAGGCAACGCCGAAGTTGGGACCTTGCATCCCTTGCTGGCTCGGTGGCTTGATCAGATCCCAGGCGATGGCGTTCTTTCGAGGGTTCGGGACACGCTCTGGCCCCGTCTCGTTCAGTGCGCGCCCTCGGAACGGGACGGGTTCCTCAGAGGAGCATCCGGACAACGGATCGCGGCCGGACCGTCCGGTGCGCCCAGCCGCGGTCGGCCGGATGTGCTCCCGACAGGGCGTAATTTCTATTCCGTGGACCTTCGCGGTCTGCCGACGGAAGCCGCCTGGGATCTGGGCAGACGCTCGGCCGAGCGACTGCTGGATCTGCATCTGCTCGAGCAGGGGGAACCGCTGCGGCACCTCGCGCTCTCGGTCTGGGGCACCGCAACGATGCGAAACGGGGGTGAGGACATCGCTCAGCTGCTGGCCTTGATGGGCGTTCGTCCCGTCTGGGACGGCCCCACGCGACGAATGGTGGATCTTGAGGTGATCCCCGCCTCACTGCTGGGGCGATCAAGGGTGGACGTGGTGCTGAGAATCTCCGGTCTGTTTCGAGATGCGTTTCCGCACCTTGTGGGCTGGGTCGACCGGGCCCACCAGCGCATTGCGTCCCTGACGGAGGACGACAGCATCAATCCCCTGGCAGCACTGGTGAGACATGAGGGGCCCCAGAGCAGGATTTTCGGTTCGGCACCTGGGGCCTATGGAGCTGGCCTGCAGGCATTGATCGATCACGGCAGCTGGGAGAACCGATCAGACCTTGGAGAGGCCTTCCTCCAGTGGAGTCGTTGGCGTTACGACGGCAGCGACGTTGTTGTGGCCGACCGCAGTGGACTTGAGCAGGCACTTCAGCGGGTCCAGGTGGTGCTGCACAACCAGGACAACCGCGAACACGATCTGCTCGACTCGGATGACTACTACCAGTTCCATGGTGGTCTGTCCGCAGCGGTGGAAACGTCGTCAGGCCAGCGTCCACAGCTGTGGTTTGGTGATCACTCCCGACACGAACGTCCGCGGCTTCACCGACTTGAAAAGGAACTGGACAAGGTCGTGCGCAGCCGACTGCTCAATCCACGCTGGATCAATGGCATGAAGCAGCACGGTTACAAAGGCGCTTTTGAAATGGGGGCGAGCCTGGATTATCTGTTCGCCTACGACGCCGCAACCGACCGTGTTCCCGACTGGTGTTATGGCGCTCTCTGCGATCAGTGGCTGGCCGACGACGACACACTCTCCTTTCTCAGCCAACGCAATCCCTGGGTCCTGAGGGACATGGCGGAACGGCTTTTGGAGGCGTCGAATCGTGGGCTCTGGGAACAGCCACGACGGGATCAACTGGATCGGTTAAGAGACCTGGTCATCAGCAGTGAAGCCCGCATCGAAAGGGGAGACCTCACTTGTTGA
- the hemJ gene encoding protoporphyrinogen oxidase HemJ — MTLPPEAYLWFKTLHIVGVVVWFAGLFYLVRLFIYHVETAELDPALQGPFKEQYALMERRLANIITTPGMLVAVSMAVGLLVCQPGWLQQSWMHVKLAVVVALLGYHWLCYRLMGQLQSGECNWSGRQLRALNELPTLMLVLVVMLVVFKNQFPTSAATWFLVALVIFMAASIQLYARWRRLRKEATAGA; from the coding sequence ATGACCCTGCCCCCTGAGGCTTACCTCTGGTTCAAGACGCTTCACATCGTTGGTGTGGTGGTCTGGTTCGCCGGTTTGTTCTATCTGGTGCGCCTGTTCATCTATCACGTTGAAACCGCAGAACTGGATCCGGCGTTGCAGGGGCCATTCAAGGAGCAGTACGCCCTGATGGAGAGGCGTCTGGCCAACATCATCACCACTCCAGGCATGCTGGTGGCCGTGAGCATGGCCGTCGGGCTCCTGGTCTGCCAGCCGGGCTGGCTTCAGCAAAGCTGGATGCACGTCAAACTCGCCGTGGTGGTTGCCTTGCTGGGATACCACTGGCTCTGCTATCGACTGATGGGACAGCTGCAATCGGGGGAGTGCAACTGGAGCGGCCGACAGCTGCGCGCCCTCAACGAACTTCCCACCCTGATGCTGGTGCTTGTGGTGATGCTGGTGGTGTTCAAGAATCAGTTCCCAACCAGCGCCGCCACCTGGTTCCTGGTCGCACTGGTGATCTTCATGGCTGCCTCGATTCAGCTTTATGCCCGCTGGAGACGTCTTCGCAAGGAAGCCACTGCCGGAGCCTGA
- a CDS encoding branched-chain amino acid transaminase: MHQFLPYAWFQGKCVPFEEARISIATHALHYGTGAFGGMRAIPAPDSANTMLLFRADRHARRLSQSARLLLTDLPEDEILAALTAMLQANKPDQPIYLRPFVYTSDLGIAPRLHEIETDFLIYGLPLGDYLSPEGVSCRISSWTRQEDRSLPLRGKISGAYITSSLAKTEAVKSGFDEALLLNSRGKISEASGMNLFLVRDGALVTPGVDQDILEGITRASVIELATSMGMRVIERPVDKTELFIADEVFLTGTAAKITPIRQIESTPLNTHRPVMDELKLRLVAITEGRDPEFEHWVTRVTV, translated from the coding sequence ATGCATCAGTTCCTGCCCTATGCCTGGTTCCAGGGCAAATGTGTGCCCTTCGAGGAGGCCAGGATCTCGATCGCCACCCATGCCCTTCACTACGGCACCGGTGCGTTCGGGGGCATGCGGGCCATTCCAGCCCCCGACAGCGCCAACACAATGCTGCTGTTCCGCGCCGACCGGCATGCCCGCCGACTCAGCCAGAGTGCGCGCCTGCTGCTGACAGACCTTCCGGAGGACGAGATCCTGGCGGCCCTGACAGCGATGCTGCAAGCCAACAAACCCGACCAGCCGATCTATCTGAGACCGTTCGTCTACACGAGCGATCTCGGGATTGCCCCCCGCCTCCATGAGATTGAAACCGACTTCTTGATCTACGGCCTGCCGCTGGGTGACTACCTGTCACCGGAGGGTGTCAGTTGTCGCATCAGCAGCTGGACGCGTCAGGAGGATCGCTCACTTCCCCTGAGAGGAAAGATCAGCGGCGCCTACATCACAAGCTCCCTGGCCAAGACAGAGGCGGTGAAGAGCGGCTTCGATGAGGCATTGCTGCTGAACAGCCGCGGCAAGATCAGTGAAGCCAGCGGCATGAATCTGTTCCTGGTTCGGGACGGTGCCCTGGTCACCCCAGGCGTCGACCAGGACATCCTTGAGGGGATCACCCGCGCCAGCGTGATTGAGCTGGCAACAAGCATGGGAATGCGGGTGATTGAACGGCCTGTGGACAAGACGGAGCTGTTCATCGCTGACGAAGTCTTCCTGACGGGAACGGCCGCCAAGATCACACCGATTCGTCAGATCGAGTCCACCCCCCTGAACACCCACAGACCCGTGATGGATGAACTGAAGCTGCGGCTCGTGGCGATCACAGAAGGCAGGGACCCTGAATTCGAGCACTGGGTCACCCGTGTGACGGTCTGA
- a CDS encoding flavin reductase family protein, with protein sequence MSLDLDAKKTLLRKIPHGLFICGVRDGDEVNGFTASWVTQGSFEPPLVVMGVRADSTSHGIIERTGCFSLNVLRADQKDLAAVFFKPQKAMGGRFEAAPFQEGELGLPLLEDAIGGVECSVIGQLKHGDHTVFVGEVKSARLLADGEALNLASTGWNYGG encoded by the coding sequence ATGAGCCTGGATCTGGACGCCAAGAAAACCCTGCTGCGCAAGATCCCCCATGGTCTGTTCATCTGTGGAGTCCGCGACGGCGATGAGGTGAATGGATTCACCGCCTCCTGGGTCACCCAGGGATCCTTCGAGCCGCCACTGGTTGTGATGGGTGTGCGGGCAGACAGCACCAGCCACGGGATCATCGAACGCACAGGCTGTTTCTCACTGAATGTTCTCCGGGCTGATCAGAAGGATCTCGCCGCCGTGTTCTTCAAGCCTCAGAAGGCGATGGGAGGACGTTTCGAGGCAGCGCCCTTTCAGGAGGGCGAACTGGGCCTCCCCCTGCTTGAGGACGCCATCGGTGGGGTCGAATGCAGCGTGATCGGCCAGCTGAAGCACGGTGATCACACCGTGTTTGTCGGCGAGGTGAAATCCGCCCGCCTGCTGGCGGACGGAGAGGCTCTGAACCTGGCCAGCACCGGCTGGAACTACGGCGGCTGA
- the uvrC gene encoding excinuclease ABC subunit UvrC, which yields MRPDRLEQRLKEIPAEPGCYLMRDGEDRILYVGKSKSLRSRVRSYFRSRHDLSPRIRLMTRQVCEIEFIVTDSEAEALALESNLIKNHQPHFNVLLKDDKKYPYLCITWSEAYPRIFITRRRRFRSPLDRFYGPYVDVGLLRRTLFLVKRVFPLRQRPRPMYPDRTCLNYSIGRCPGVCQQKISSEEYHRTLRKVAMVFQGRSDELQTLLEEQMGRYAERLDFESAARIRDQLQGLDQLTADQKMSLPDSSVSRDVLALACNERLAAVQLFQMRAGKLVGRLGYAADACDMEPGLILQRVIEEHYSQVDAVEIPPELLVQHALPQQELLEDWLSEQRERKVHIHCPKQRQKADLIELVQRNAEFELLRAKQGQEQQALATEDLAQLLDLPTPPRRIEGYDISHIQGSDAVASQVVFIDGLPAKQHYRKYKIRSSSIQAGHSDDFMAMAEIMRRRFRRWARVKAEGADLASLRQRGGSALQTDGLNDWPDVVMIDGGKGQLSAVMEALRELDLHEELNVCSLAKQREEVFLPGERQPLDSEPDQLGVALLRRLRDEAHRFAVSFHRQQRGERMKRSRLSDIPGLGPKRVRDLLAHFHAIDAIQLATVEQLAAAPGVGPSLAEQIHAFFHPEDDSPEDRPDSSSLDQSPTTLSTDQR from the coding sequence ATGCGGCCGGATCGTCTCGAGCAGCGATTGAAGGAGATCCCTGCTGAGCCGGGTTGCTATCTCATGCGCGATGGAGAGGATCGGATTCTCTACGTCGGCAAGTCCAAAAGTCTGCGCAGTCGCGTTCGCAGCTATTTCCGCAGCCGACATGATCTCTCCCCCCGCATCCGCCTGATGACCCGGCAGGTGTGTGAGATCGAATTCATCGTCACCGACAGCGAAGCGGAGGCCCTGGCTCTTGAGTCGAACCTGATCAAGAACCATCAGCCTCACTTCAACGTTCTGCTCAAGGACGACAAGAAATACCCCTATCTCTGCATCACCTGGAGCGAGGCCTACCCGCGCATTTTCATCACTCGCCGCCGCCGCTTCCGCAGTCCCCTGGACCGTTTCTACGGGCCCTATGTCGATGTTGGCCTGCTGCGACGGACCCTGTTTCTGGTCAAACGGGTGTTTCCACTCCGGCAACGCCCTCGTCCGATGTATCCCGATCGGACCTGCCTCAACTACAGCATTGGACGTTGCCCTGGGGTGTGTCAGCAGAAGATCAGTTCCGAGGAGTACCACCGCACGCTCCGCAAGGTGGCGATGGTGTTTCAAGGCCGCAGCGACGAGTTGCAGACCCTTCTCGAGGAGCAGATGGGCCGCTATGCCGAGCGGCTGGATTTTGAATCGGCTGCCCGCATCCGTGATCAGCTGCAGGGCCTGGATCAGCTGACAGCTGATCAGAAGATGAGTCTTCCCGATTCCTCGGTGAGTCGGGATGTCCTGGCCCTGGCCTGCAATGAGCGGCTCGCCGCTGTGCAGTTGTTTCAGATGCGTGCTGGAAAGCTCGTTGGCCGGCTTGGCTATGCCGCCGATGCCTGCGACATGGAGCCGGGGTTGATCCTGCAGCGTGTGATCGAAGAGCACTACAGCCAGGTGGATGCCGTGGAGATTCCACCGGAACTGCTGGTGCAACATGCGCTGCCACAGCAGGAGCTTCTTGAGGACTGGCTGTCGGAGCAGCGGGAACGCAAGGTGCACATCCACTGCCCCAAGCAGCGGCAGAAGGCCGATCTGATCGAACTGGTGCAACGAAACGCTGAATTCGAACTGCTGCGCGCCAAGCAGGGACAGGAGCAACAGGCCCTGGCCACGGAGGATTTGGCGCAGTTGCTGGACTTGCCCACGCCGCCGAGACGGATCGAGGGGTACGACATCAGTCACATCCAGGGCAGTGACGCTGTTGCCTCCCAGGTGGTGTTCATCGATGGCCTGCCCGCCAAGCAGCATTACCGCAAATACAAAATCCGCAGCAGCAGCATTCAGGCCGGCCACAGCGACGACTTCATGGCCATGGCGGAGATCATGCGACGTCGTTTCCGGCGTTGGGCGAGGGTCAAGGCGGAAGGAGCCGATCTCGCCTCCCTGCGGCAGCGCGGTGGCAGTGCCCTGCAGACCGATGGTCTGAACGACTGGCCTGATGTGGTGATGATTGACGGTGGCAAGGGGCAGTTGTCGGCGGTGATGGAGGCCCTTCGTGAACTCGATCTTCACGAGGAACTGAATGTCTGCTCACTGGCCAAGCAGCGGGAGGAGGTGTTCCTGCCAGGGGAGCGCCAACCCCTCGACAGCGAACCCGATCAACTCGGCGTTGCGCTGCTGCGCCGTCTGCGGGACGAAGCCCATCGTTTCGCCGTGAGTTTCCATCGCCAGCAACGCGGGGAGCGGATGAAACGGTCTCGTCTGTCCGATATTCCAGGCCTCGGGCCCAAGCGGGTGCGTGATCTGCTCGCCCATTTTCATGCCATCGATGCGATTCAACTGGCCACCGTCGAACAACTGGCTGCGGCACCGGGGGTGGGTCCCTCCTTGGCCGAACAGATCCATGCCTTTTTTCATCCTGAGGACGACAGTCCGGAGGACAGGCCCGACAGCAGCTCACTCGATCAGAGCCCAACCACCCTGTCCACGGATCAGCGTTGA